Proteins encoded by one window of Cydia splendana chromosome 14, ilCydSple1.2, whole genome shotgun sequence:
- the LOC134797066 gene encoding uncharacterized protein LOC134797066 — MYKQFPFSMENIPRQTSFGCFSLKIGSIFSALIVILYSVLALAQCLAILGGWAHETNLNSSSMGTGLVVTVAIVHAVTLFLSTVMLIGTLREDARLMRPWVIWTSIQVMCYMLLFIFFMVNNFSDNSLTVYVIELISLFIHCYMLMLVSSYYKQLEEERDERLKSLINKDIWHEYA; from the exons ATGTACAAAC AGTTCCCGTTTTCGATGGAGAACATCCCGAGACAAACCAGCTTCGGCTGCTTTTCACTCAAGATTGGGAGCATCTTTTCAGCGCTAATCGTCATA CTCTACTCAGTCTTGGCCCTAGCACAATGCCTGGCCATACTCGGCGGGTGGGCGCACGAGACCAATCTCAACAGCTCATCAATGGGCACTGGCCTGGTGGTGACCGTCGCCATCGTTCATGCTGTCACGCTGTTCCTATCCACCGTCATGCTGATTGGAACGCTGAGG GAAGACGCCCGCCTCATGCGGCCGTGGGTGATCTGGACCTCCATCCAAGTGATGTGCTACATGCTGCTGTTCATCTTCTTCATGGTGAACAACTTCTCTGACAACAGCCTCACGGTCTACGTCATCGAGCTCATTAGCTTGT TCATCCATTGCTACATGCTGATGCTAGTATCCAGTTACTACAAGCAGCTGGAGGAAGAGCGAGACGAAAGACTAAAGAGTCTCATCAACAAAGACATTTGGCATGAGTACGCGTAA
- the LOC134797067 gene encoding uncharacterized protein LOC134797067: protein MSATLETSWKQKVVDSIEIPILTRCCFCFPLRKGLIAFAYGNLILTLVVTGFLSFYISYLRNEGITDPSEFPRLIADTTALVMETVMTVAFIVALHKKHVVLMKVYLYFEIVFSIIGFAYSLAFMTKETASELFLILFQLMLQIYLVILIWSSIVKMERDGTVKYTRERDPV, encoded by the exons acaGAAGGTGGTCGACTCGATAGAGATCCCGATCCTCACAAGATGCTGCTTCTGTTTTCCACTACGGAAAGGACTGATCGCCTTCGCATATGGAAACCTA ATCCTGACACTAGTAGTGACAGGTTTCCTGTCGTTCTACATATCTTACCTAAGGAATGAGGGCATCACAGACCCGTCGGAGTTTCCCCGTCTCATAGCAGACACTACAGCGCTGGTGATGGAGACCGTCATGACTGTGGCGTTCATCGTTGCGTTACATAAG AAACACGTGGTGCTGATGAAGGTGTACCTGTACTTCGAGATAGTGTTCTCCATCATCGGCTTCGCGTACAGTCTGGCGTTCATGACCAAGGAGACGGCCAGCGAGCTGTTCCTCATACTCTTCCAGCTCA TGCTCCAGATCTACCTAGTAATCCTAATTTGGAGCTCAATCGTCAAGATGGAGCGAGACGGCACCGTCAAATACACGAGAGAAAGAGATCCCGTCTAA